Proteins from one Desmodus rotundus isolate HL8 chromosome 9, HLdesRot8A.1, whole genome shotgun sequence genomic window:
- the LOC112304984 gene encoding CD209 antigen-like protein C has protein sequence MAEICVPKEPDGLDEAEPPFWHDEEREVFQSKRSAEKDPGLPRILRSLPGCLTRAPLLLMLLLISLGLFMLMLITLVQVSRIQQSLPREMEHQGSRSPGVVLQEPMKSDLEEIHQQLAWMNATLTGLCRPCPWNWDFFQGNCYAFSQTRRTWKASVSDCQDMNAQLVVVNNAEEQKFLQFWNTRNDKPAWIGLTDHHNEGSWQWVDNSPLLLSFWKQGEPNSQGDEDCVELYSDGWNDKKCSAELFWICEKPSGLCPGLRETLSPTQPMPLNGPQ, from the exons ATGGCGGAGATCTGTGTCCCCAAGGAGCCAGATGGCCTTGATGAGGCTGAGCCCCCTTTCTGGCATgatg AGGAGAGGGAGGTATTCCAAAGCAAGAGATCAGCTGAGAAAGACCCTGGGCTACCCAGGATATTAAGAAGCTTGCCAG GATGTCTGACCCGGGCCCCTCTGCTTCTGATGCTGCTTCTCATCTCTTTGGGTCTCTTCATGCTCATGCTGATCACCCTGGTTCAAG TCTCCAGGATCCAACAATCCTTGCCAAGAGAGATGGAGCATCAGGGGAGCCGCAGCCCGG GGGTTGTTCTGCAGGAGCCAATGAAATCAGATCTGGAGGAGATCCACCAGCAGCTGGCCTGGATGAACGCCACTTTAA ctggCCTGTGCCGTCCCTGCCCCTGGAACTGGGACTTCTTCCAGGGAAACTGCTATGCCTTCTCCCAGACCCGAAGAACCTGGAAAGCTTCTGTCTCCGACTGTCAGGATATGAATGCCCAGCTGGTGGTTGTCAACAATGCTGAGGAGCAG AAATTCCTGCAATTTTGGAATACCAGAAATGATAAGCCTGCTTGGATTGGCCTCACTGACCACCACAATGAAGGGTCCTGGCAATGGGTGGACAACAGTCCCCTTCTTCTCAG cttctggAAACAAGGGGAACCTAACAGTCAAGGAGATGAAGATTGTGTGGAATTGTACAGTGATGGCTGGAATGATAAGAAATGTAGCGCAGAACTCTTCTGGATCTGTGAGAAGCCCTCAGGGCTGTGCCCAGGCCTCAGAGAGACTCTGTCCCCTACCCAACCCATGCCCCTCAACGGTCCCCAGTGA